The Myxocyprinus asiaticus isolate MX2 ecotype Aquarium Trade chromosome 4, UBuf_Myxa_2, whole genome shotgun sequence nucleotide sequence ATGGTgtcagggttaacgttatattagttatattgaaaagggaaaatgatggggtcattgtttattaactttccagtatgtatttcacaaactagttagcaatatACTGTGAAgacacacagctcaactccgccctgtctgcagagccactgtcagctcagagacagctctgtaaacagtggagatggagcacgctctgctggacaaactacgtaatgacaccaattctaaagcattgttttctgcattatatgttctgaaaaaaagttttcatatcagcgcatattggtaaacatatacgccgatactgatatatcggtgaaaggctaatatcggatCGGTCGGCCACTAGTTCCAACATGTCGCCCACAATTTTACTTCCAAGATTCTCCCTTTCAGTGTAGTGATTTACAAatgctttttgaatctttttgaatGAATCCTTAAAAAGAACtagttcaaaagaacaattctgTCACAAACTCTGATTAAGATGGGAGAGATGCCTTTTATCACTTGTCACATTATTGTgttgcatctggttaggacactgtgTTACATTTAAAGAGAAGTCGATAAATTGAATTACTGAGTCAGATTCAACAACTGTTCCTGGTACGGATGTCAGCATGCTGATTCAGCTCTTGAGCAATCAAGATATGATAGGGAAAGATGGTCTCAATCATAACTTTCTCAAACAAGTGTACCTCTTTTCTTTTTATAGGTTTGCTGACTCCATATTTGTACATGGATGCGTTTAGGATGGTCCATCCAAGAATGCCTGTTTTTGACGAGCCAGCTTTGATTATACCACCATTGGACCTTGACTGAAGTGCCTTCAGCTTCTTCACCTCAACAGAGAAGAAACCATTTCCTCTCAAGCACCGGCATAAAGGTTTTGCAGAATGTGTCACGTCATAGTCACATGCCGGTCTATGTTATGGACCTTGATGAGCATTATGGTGGCATTTGCCGAACTGGTGGCATTTATGAGTGCTGACTGGCTAGTGGGATATTCAGATGGCTCAGAAACCAACTTCACTGTTACCACATCACTCCGTACCAACCAGCGCACCCTGGGTATTTATAACCGCTGCCTCAAGGTGGTGAACCAAAAGGTTGTCCAATGTGGGCCCTATGCCACAGACTTCATGGAAATAGCTAGCGGCTTTTGGCAAGCCACAGTTATATTTCTGGTCATTGGAATCTTTCTCCTGTGCATAGTGGGCATCCTTTCGGTCTTCAGCATGTGTTTCCAAAGTATTTTAAAGAAGAGCATATTCAACGTGTGTGGCCTGCTTCAAGGCATAGCAGGTAAGAAGAGTATAGCACTGCTTTCTCAGAGTCCGGGTCATGCCAGCCTCTTGTGGTGGTATCTTGTGGTCATCTTTAGCCTTGATTTTCTCAAGCAGCACTTAGCTCAGAAAATTAGGGAGTATATTTAAGTCAGACACTGAAGCTGCCCACAAAATGCTCTGAGCTCACAGCATACAGGATTTGACGTTCCTGTGGTGACCTCAAAGGCAGTGTTGTCTAATTTGAACTTCAATACACTCATCATCCCATAACAGAAAAGACTGTCTAAATATTACgacattaaaaatattacttaGTGTCTCTCTGGTGTCTACCATGTTTATAAAACcttgttaaagggatggttcagggggaaaaataaaattctgtcatcatttactcacccttatgtcaatCCAAACCCAAATGgctttttcttttgtggaacacaaaagaagatgataGGCAGAATTTAACAGGTCAACTGCACTGACCCCATTTTCACCTGGTATTACTATGGAGGTAGTATGGAATCAGTGACCCTCTCCTAGAAATCCGAAAACAAGTGGTCACACttcttaatatcaggtgtaaacggGTCACTATGTTGAGCTGTTAAAACAAAAGTGCAGTGCCCTATGAATAACACTCAAAATACCAAGGACTAACAGATTAGTCCTTACAATGTATTATTTTCTGGAAACAGTAGAACAATGAGGTATTGCAGTGCAATAAAAATATTGTGCTTCAGTTTATTGAATCAAGACCAACAACAGGTTCCAGCGAGCCATGTAGCTTTTGGATAATTTCATTGAAAGATTTACAACATAGTGATTGAGTAATTTGTGAATAGTCAGAGCATGATTTCAGCATGACTTTAGAGACAGGATTTCACTTGCCTGTTTAGAGTAAGCACACAGAATGAATTTCAGGGATCACAATGACCTGCTCTGTTTGGTATGAAGATTAAATCAGCAAGAATTCTTGCTTTGCCTGAATTAAATACCAGATTTTAAGGCAAACATCTATTTCAATTATAATCATATAGCTTCCTAAAGACTGAAAATTCCATTAAACTGACATTGTGACTCATGACTCACCCCTAGTTATAAAACAGAGTAAGCTTTCATGTTGTAAAGAGATTCTTTTTGATGAAGTTATCACAGTTCAAAGAGGCCACAGGGTCGTTGTCATGAAAACAAGGATATCGACTCAGTTTCTATTTCTAAGTGAGCGTGTCTTCCAGGAAAGGGGAACTTTAAGAGAAAAATGTATGTAAcagtcatttttcaaaaataatgaacttaaacttctaaaaaaaaaagtgtaagtaGGAGTTGGCCTGTTTAGTCTTCAGCAAGATAGTATATTGTTAATTGATTTTAATTCGTTTATTCttcttggggtaaaaggcccgcAGTGGGTAatagtgatatagtgtagatataaGGGGAATAGTTACAGGGTGGAATTTGTGACCGCaagatccttttttttttgtgttacaaAATAAGttcatgcttattcaaaataaccatttCAGAAAAGGGTGAATCATTTCATGttcatttcagtcacatttgcCATTTCATTACATGTCTATTTAggttggatcagtcaatgtgagcccaccttttaaaagttattaaaggaatagttcaccaaaaaatgaaaattccctcatcatttactcaccctcatgccataccagatgtgtatgactttctttcatctgctgaactttctcagctgttttggttcatacaatgcaagtgaataggtgtcaaaattttgaagctcctaaaatcacataaatgcaacataaaagtaatccataagactccagtggttaagtcagtgtcttcagaagtgatatgataggtgtgggtaagaaacaatatttaagtccttttttttttttactataatttctcctccctgctcagtcaatctccactttaactttaacttttacattcttcttgtttttggtgatttacattcttcatgcatatcgcctggcactgggcagggagaagaatttctagcaaaaaaaggacttaaatattgatctgtttctcacccacacctatcatgttgcttctgaatatatggattaaaacactggagtcatatggattacttttatgattaatttatgtgctttatggagggtcaaaattttggaacccattcacttgtattgtaaggacctacaaaggtgaaatattcttctaaaaatcataatttgtgttctacagaagaaagaaagtcatacacatctgggatggcatgagggtgaggaaatgatgagagaatttttgggtgaacgatctctttaaatattagatcaaattagcTCTGAATCAATCTTTAGACATTGCATGCACtgacctcatggatcaggaaatatttgcagtgcatagtgacaaacgggtgcttaggaaagtgctgtggtagtttttgttataaaatataaataaaataaaaagtgccttttaccccagtGGCCTTAAGCCTCGTTATACCCTTCTTTTCTATCGATCAGATTAAAGATTTTTACCTGGTGGATGattaaggtgaaaaaaaaaaatcccatagagtCGCTAAAGGTTTCCTTAACTTAAGGGATTTCTTGCAACTGGctgcagaatatcatagagacttgggggtgggcttttTTACCCCCTACTAACCACCCTACCATTGCCCTAGCAGCCACCCAAAACACTCTTGCACATGCATaaaaaattcacttttttatGAACACCTTAGCCACCATATAGTGACACCCTAACAACATCCTAGCATTGTGATGGTGAGTTTTGTAAtgactttttttaagaaaatggtcAAATCTAGTTTGCCATGATAGATATGCTTTTCTATGTTTGTTTGATTTGAAGTGCTTGGAATGCAGTTGCTTGTCCTTATAATTACAGCTTTCCCATCCTCCCTTTTCCAGGTCTGTTCCTCATTCTTGGTCTGATGCTCTATCCTGCAGGCTGGGGATCTAGGAAGGTGGTTGACTACTGCGGTCAGGATGCTTCCCCATATAAAGTGGGCCTTTGTTCTCTGGGCTGGGCCTTTTACACAGCCATAGGAGGTACTGTGCTCACGTTTATCTGTGCTATGTTTTCAGCTCAGGCTGAGATCGCCACCTCCAGTGACAAGGTGCAGGATGAAATCGAAGAGGGCCGGAGTCTCATTTGTGTGCTGTGAAAATAAGCCATTTAAACTGTTGAGAATATGTCTCCCATGTTTACTGCTTGAAATGACTATTGCATAAATGGGAGTGTAGTTCTTTGGATGTTATATGGTTTTCCAGACTAAAGACCTAAGAAATGTATTTGctttttcaatttcaattttatcTCATGGCAAATTAGCATTGTCTGCATTATAAAATACATGCATCACAAATGTTTTGCTATTAAAGAAATCTTTAAaactaataaatacattttatcagtattttGTCTTTATACTTGTAAGCGTTGTTACATGGACTATGTGATAATGGATACAACCAGTGAATTTTCCACTTGTAATGTAAAAGTTTGCATTTTTGCTATCATGTAAGGTTGAGGGTTCTTTTTACTACAGTATAATGAACAGAACTATAGTACTTTGTCATATAATACTAAAATAGATTGAAAATACATTTCTCACACTTTTTCtgaatgatttaaaaatgtgtctaGTTCAGCTGTTTTTATTCTGTTACATTAACATATGTTACATTGTTTATTAACAAAGCATTTTATTGTAAAAGCTGTACTTTATGTAAACTTATAGAAATACATCATTCCAATAAGTACTTTAGTTTTATTAGTTGTTACAGACCTGCCATAACATTTCAGCTTGgaattttaaaggggttttgtcAAAGATGACATTTCATATTCAGCTTAATCCGTGCACTGTGCATTCTTCTTACCTTTGGATGTCCCAGATTGTCTGGGCTTATCACTCTTGTTTAGTATTTTCTTTATGGTAGATTTTTGAAGTCTAATATCAGTCAATGCATGACATATCTGCAGGACTGTAATCACTTGGTTTTTATCAACCTGATTGCATTTTTCTGTTCAAATCATGCATTCCTTACAGTTCTGTAGGTGAAGTCTGTTAATGTTACATTAATGTGTTCAATAAATGCTTAGAATGTAATGTTTTTCAATTCACAAATTGTCTTTCACCACAATGGACATGTTGCAAACATTGTCATGTGTTAATAGAGGCTAAACAGACAAATTATAGTAACAGGAAGTCGCTGATCTCAGGAAATGGGACTCAAAGTGTTCTTTGCCTTATCACCACTACCAGAACACATGTTTGAAAAGAGcacaaattttgttttaaatgcacaCTTTTTATATGTAGCAAATTGTGCTGAAAGGTCATTCACGGGAAATTTACAAAAACACAGCAAATTCAATGACTTCAACAAAAGGACTTAGAAAAGTCATTGATTCTAGTCAGGTTTATCAAATGAGTTGGTGTGGGGAAAGTACACATTGCAGTGAGGGCTGGACTCCTGATGTTTGTTCTGTAATGACTGCATGTGGCAGGCGTGCTGAGGGGAGGGTTCTCATCCAGCTCCGTGTTAGCGGATCAAAGCAGATCTCAGAGTCTCTGTCAGCTACAATCCTTAGGCCCGCTGGTTCTCCCCTGCTGATCAGAAATGCAAGACAGGCCTCTTCATCTTGTATGAGCACACGATCAATTTATAATTAGTTCTGTAGTGATTAATGAATTCCCAATAAAGCACCCTCTGCTCTGATGAATGTATGCAGGCCATCCCACCTAAACTGCTGTCCAAACACGCATGGCTCACTGTTTCATTTCATTAGAGCTGAATGTCCTGGTAAACGGGCTGAGGTCTGATTATTTAGGGTCAAGAGTTACTTTTGCTATCTATAGGTAGAGTGTTTGTGTTTcagaattaataaaatgtaaatctttGTTCTTTAAATGGG carries:
- the lhfpl2b gene encoding LHFPL tetraspan subfamily member 2b isoform X2 gives rise to the protein MCHVIVTCRSMLWTLMSIMVAFAELVAFMSADWLVGYSDGSETNFTVTTSLRTNQRTLGIYNRCLKVVNQKVVQCGPYATDFMEIASGFWQATVIFLVIGIFLLCIVGILSVFSMCFQSILKKSIFNVCGLLQGIAGLFLILGLMLYPAGWGSRKVVDYCAQAEIATSSDKVQDEIEEGRSLICVL
- the lhfpl2b gene encoding LHFPL tetraspan subfamily member 2b isoform X1, which gives rise to MCHVIVTCRSMLWTLMSIMVAFAELVAFMSADWLVGYSDGSETNFTVTTSLRTNQRTLGIYNRCLKVVNQKVVQCGPYATDFMEIASGFWQATVIFLVIGIFLLCIVGILSVFSMCFQSILKKSIFNVCGLLQGIAGLFLILGLMLYPAGWGSRKVVDYCGQDASPYKVGLCSLGWAFYTAIGGTVLTFICAMFSAQAEIATSSDKVQDEIEEGRSLICVL